The DNA window GAAGAGTTTTTAAGCCGTTTAGATGGCGTATACGACCCCGAGGAAAAACGTAAGATAATTGGAGAAGTATTCATAAGGGTATTCGAAAGGGTGGCAGAAGAAGTGGGTGCAGAATTTTTGGTTCAAGGAACAATCGCACCTGACTGGATAGAAAGTGAAGGCCAAATTAAATCTCATCACAACATTGCACTGCCACATGGATTGGTACTAAATATTGTGGAACCCATAAGAGAACTTTACAAGGATGAAGTTCGTGTTGTTGGTACTGAACTGGGTCTGCCTGAGGAAATGGTGAACAGACAACCCTACCCTGGCCCTGGGCTGGCAGTTAGAATAGTAGGAAAACTGACTGAAGAAAAAATTGAAATATGCAGAAAAGCAAACGCAATTGTTGAAGAAGAAGTCAAAAAAGAAGGTTTAGACGCTAGTTTATGGCAGTACTTTGCAGTTCTAACCGATACTAAAGTCACTGGTGTTAAGGGAGATATAAGGGACTATGGTTATCTGGTTGTGCTCAGAATGGTGGAATCAATTGATGCAATGACAGCTAGTGTTCCAGAACTACCATGGAGCATGGTTAAAACCATTTCACAGAGAATAACAGCCGAAGTATCCGAAGTTACACATGTTTCCCTCTCTGTAAGCGACAAACCACCGAGCACAATTGAATTTGCATAAATCTAAAATTTTTCAAAATTTTCTTTTTTTTTAATATTGATCAACCCACTTTAAATATCCTAAATCAGTTTATTGTTATGCTTATAGGACTATTCTTATTGTTTATAGTAAATCTAAATAAAATTAACAATCAAAACCATTTTTTAGGAATAATTTAGTGATATATGAAAAATAAGAGTATAATATCCGTTTAATATCTGAATATATCCACCGGAATTAGGGTAGTGAATTATTTAATTCTTTAGTTACATAGTAATGTGTATGACATCCAATTCAAACAATGAAAACTTAGTTCCCATTTATTCTGTTAAATCTGGAAATGTTGAAATGGTTGAGAAGGTTGTTAAAACAGATAAGGAATGGCGAGAAATTTTAAGTTCAGATTCTTACAGTGTTGCAAGAAAACAGGGCACAGAACTGGCTTTCACTGGAAAATATCATGACTGTCATGAAGATGGAATCTACGAATGTGTCTGTTGTGGAACTGATCTTTTTGATTCTAAAGCCAAGTTTGATTCTGGAACAGGATGGCCAAGTTTCTGGGAACCTGTTGCAAGTCAAAATGTAAAGGAACATGAAGATAAAAGCCTTGGAATGATCAGGATAGAAGTGTTGTGTGCAAGATGTGAAGCACATCTGGGCCATGTTTTCAATGATGGTCCGAAACCAACAGGCTTAAGATACTGTATGAATTCAGCAGCTTTAAAACTATCAAAAAGGTAATGGCAACCTCCCCAGTACAAGCAAACTTTATCATTCAATAATTTTTTTTAGTAATCAGATGCTCTCGTATACCTTATAAAGTTTGATGTTGAATAGTTTTCTAGATAGAAAATGATAAAAGGAAAAACAGCATACCTCAAAAGATTAACCTCCAAGATGCGGATACCCTCCGTTGATGTGGGTAAAGAAATTGATGGGAGTACTCCACCATCTGTTTTTATAGGGAGCTGGAATTATCCCAAGGTGTATGCAGGTCCAATGATAGCTCCTGTTTCAGGAGATACAACCATTATGGACATGCCCGAATCATGGATTCCTCAATCTAAAAGCCAAGAAGATATTATAGGCTACAGAATGAGCCTTGTACGTGGAAAGCAACTCGTAGGTATAAAGGATCTTGAAAGTGGATTTGTAGAAAAGCTTCAAGAAATTTCACTTGCAGAAAATTCCATTGAAAGTGAAGCTGAATTCATTAAAAAACCTAGAGGATCATCCTTCAGTGATGAACATACTCCCCACGGACCCAGCGGCATAATACAAAAATTTGATATCGATAATGTGAAATGGGAACACAGACTTGAAAAGGCGTTTTACGACACAGACCTCAAAGCTGCTGATGCAGTTGTTGACCTAAATCAAAGGGGCATACCATTCTCAAACATACAAAAAGCATTTTCAGTGGGTGCCATGGGTGTGGGTAAAAAAAGGAAATTGGTACCAACAAGATGGTCTATCACTGCTTGTGACAGTACAATAGCAGATCGTCTTCTTAAAACCGTTCGTTTTAATGATATTATTGATACGACCAGAGTATATGAATTTTCAAGTCTTAATAATTACTATGCCATAATGCTCATCCCAACAGAATGGCAGTATGAGTGGATGGAAGCATTTCTTCAGGTTTTAGGACGTGAAGAACTGATATTTTCTGACTATGAAACCAACAGTGGTAAAAAGGAATATTCCAGGGTGGGTGGCTGTTACTATACTTGTAAGATGGCTGTTCTCGAAGCTCTGGAACGTGAATCCAAACAGGCAGGAGTAATAGTATTAAGAGAAGCTTACAATGGTTATGTGCCTCTTGGAGTTTTCAATGTTCGTGAAAATGTCAGAAATGCCATGGAACAAACCCCTCTAGAATTTGAAGACATGAAAACTGCTCTTTCATATATTTCAACCAAATTAGAATTACCGCTGGAAAAATTTGTAAAACAAAGCGATTTAATGAAGGAACTTCTAAATTCCAGGCAAACAACTCTGGATAGTTTCTTCAAATGAATGGAGATAAGATATTATGGAACTTTTTTACAGACGACCTTCTGCTAAAACTAGGAACGCCATGTGCACAGCAGCACAAAATTTGAAGCACACCCCTGGCAAGGATGAAGAAATTTCACTTGCTGAAGATGCCATTGGAAAATTAACACAACATGAAAATGTACATGTTCTAAACAGTGGCAACTCTGCAATCATGGCTGTTATGAGCTGTTTTAAAAACGGGGTGATGATACCTGATCAGGGCGGTTGGTACGGTTTCAGGAAAATGGCTGAATTTTTTGGTATCGAAACTGTTAAAGTTCCAACAAATCTGGGTTTAATAGACCTTGAAAATCTGGATCAAAATATTAAACAAAACAATCCTGAAGCGTTGTTTTTAACGAGTTTTGCAGGTTACACTGCTGAACAACCTTTAAAGGAGATATATGAAATCTGTGAGGATAATGGAATAATGTTAGTTGAGGATGCCTCTGGAGGAATTGGTGACCCCCAGGGAAGGCTTGGGAATGGAAACCATGCCCATGTAATAGTGGGTTCTACTGGGAGTCCAAAAACCGTGAACGTTGGAAATGGAGGTTTTTTATCCACCAACCAACCTGAAATATCCGATAATGCTAACTATCTCCTAAAAATTTTAAGGGCAGATCCAGTTACCTGTGCAGGAATAGCTTCAGAATCAGAAAAAGCAGGGGAAATATTTGAGAAAACTAGTGCTGCAACTAAAAGGTTGAAAAACAATACATCAAATTTCAGGGAAGTGATCCATCCCACATCAAGGGGTCTAAACATCCTCCTTCCAGACAGAAACCAGAAACTATTGGGGAGTGAAATTAGGCAGAATTTAAATGTTCATGGAGGAAGTATTGTAAGTCTTAGTCCAAACTACAACAGGATCAAGGCCCGTGCTGTTTGTATTGAATTGAAGAATTTGGATGTTAAATGTTTAACTTCCAAGAACTTAGATGAAATAACAGATATAATCAAATTAGCAGGGGAAAGTTGATTCACATAAAAAGTTGTAGGGATTTTATTTTTAGGTATCAATAATGAGTAATGCTGTTTTTTCCATTAAAATCTTTGTTATGTCAGGATTGGTTTTTAGTTGGGTGTCTGAAATTTTGTAGATAGACCTCAACTTGTCTGTGTCTGGTTCAAGCACATGATCATCTCTTAATCCTAAAATATTAACTAGATCT is part of the Methanobacterium lacus genome and encodes:
- the guaA gene encoding glutamine-hydrolyzing GMP synthase, which encodes MLNPSDFIEESIKDIKKTIGDGKAIIALSGGVDSSVASVLTSTAIGENLVAVFVDHGLLREGESDYVNNTFKDRLNLRTVDASEEFLSRLDGVYDPEEKRKIIGEVFIRVFERVAEEVGAEFLVQGTIAPDWIESEGQIKSHHNIALPHGLVLNIVEPIRELYKDEVRVVGTELGLPEEMVNRQPYPGPGLAVRIVGKLTEEKIEICRKANAIVEEEVKKEGLDASLWQYFAVLTDTKVTGVKGDIRDYGYLVVLRMVESIDAMTASVPELPWSMVKTISQRITAEVSEVTHVSLSVSDKPPSTIEFA
- the msrB gene encoding peptide-methionine (R)-S-oxide reductase MsrB, which gives rise to MTSNSNNENLVPIYSVKSGNVEMVEKVVKTDKEWREILSSDSYSVARKQGTELAFTGKYHDCHEDGIYECVCCGTDLFDSKAKFDSGTGWPSFWEPVASQNVKEHEDKSLGMIRIEVLCARCEAHLGHVFNDGPKPTGLRYCMNSAALKLSKR
- a CDS encoding Nre family DNA repair protein, which codes for MIKGKTAYLKRLTSKMRIPSVDVGKEIDGSTPPSVFIGSWNYPKVYAGPMIAPVSGDTTIMDMPESWIPQSKSQEDIIGYRMSLVRGKQLVGIKDLESGFVEKLQEISLAENSIESEAEFIKKPRGSSFSDEHTPHGPSGIIQKFDIDNVKWEHRLEKAFYDTDLKAADAVVDLNQRGIPFSNIQKAFSVGAMGVGKKRKLVPTRWSITACDSTIADRLLKTVRFNDIIDTTRVYEFSSLNNYYAIMLIPTEWQYEWMEAFLQVLGREELIFSDYETNSGKKEYSRVGGCYYTCKMAVLEALERESKQAGVIVLREAYNGYVPLGVFNVRENVRNAMEQTPLEFEDMKTALSYISTKLELPLEKFVKQSDLMKELLNSRQTTLDSFFK
- a CDS encoding DegT/DnrJ/EryC1/StrS family aminotransferase, which translates into the protein MELFYRRPSAKTRNAMCTAAQNLKHTPGKDEEISLAEDAIGKLTQHENVHVLNSGNSAIMAVMSCFKNGVMIPDQGGWYGFRKMAEFFGIETVKVPTNLGLIDLENLDQNIKQNNPEALFLTSFAGYTAEQPLKEIYEICEDNGIMLVEDASGGIGDPQGRLGNGNHAHVIVGSTGSPKTVNVGNGGFLSTNQPEISDNANYLLKILRADPVTCAGIASESEKAGEIFEKTSAATKRLKNNTSNFREVIHPTSRGLNILLPDRNQKLLGSEIRQNLNVHGGSIVSLSPNYNRIKARAVCIELKNLDVKCLTSKNLDEITDIIKLAGES